The Triticum aestivum cultivar Chinese Spring chromosome 7B, IWGSC CS RefSeq v2.1, whole genome shotgun sequence genome window below encodes:
- the LOC123160825 gene encoding uncharacterized protein isoform X1, whose translation MAVGDSMRLLWIDDAGCIPLHGRSQPRAHSSPCPPPPTAGCAPSPWPPQPGCASRHGQAATGHGGGEFVLEPRGFAGTRSMTCRRKLHPAAKSAASNTVRCRELQPCTLELQLATGGAARGEAIFANVFSFCRTNFVFAGTDVFFCWNRDIFFLLQRLQSSQMLMSFLLEPKFDCVGRIFDFASTDHRTLIRGEDFCWKNFAASDFCCLAL comes from the exons ATGGCCGTCGGCGACTCGATGCGCCTCCTGTGGATCGACGACGCGGGATGCATCCCTCTCCATGGCCGTTCGCAGCCACGGGCACACTCGTCGCCTTGTCCGCCTCCGCCAACAGCTGGATGTGCGCCCTCTCCATGGCCGCCACAGCCAGGGTGCGCCAGTCGCCATGGCCAAGCTGCAAccggccacggcggcggcgagtTCGTGCTGGAACCGAGGGGGTTTGCTGGAACCAG GTCGATGACTTGCCGGAGGAAGCTACATCCAGCGGCGAAGAGTGCTGCATCCAACACCGTTCGATGTCGGGAGCTGCAACCGTGCACGTTGGAGCTGCAATTGGCTACTGGAGGAGCTGCAAGAGGGGAGGCCATTTTTGCGAATGTGTTTTCTTTTTGCCGAACCAattttgtttttgctggaaccgatgtatttttttgctggaaccgagaTATTTTTTTTTTGCTTCAACGACTGCAGAGCTCTCAAATGCTCATGTCGTTTTTGCtggaacctaagtttgattgtgttggAAGGATTTTTGATTTTGCTTCAACCGACCACCGGACTTTGATCCGTGGAGAAGATTTTTGCTGGAAGAATTTTGCTGCTTCCGATTTTTGCTGCTTGGCACTCTGA
- the LOC123160825 gene encoding uncharacterized protein isoform X2, with product MAVGDSMRLLWIDDAGCIPLHGRSQPRAHSSPCPPPPTAGCAPSPWPPQPGCASRHGQAATGHGGGEFVLEPRGFAGTSCCVCYKVDDLPEEATSSGEECCIQHRSMSGAATVHVGAAIGYWRSCKRGGHFCECRHSHRRPAVTTVPGDQWGGRQQASAPGGASRRRIAHPWRRDGFFF from the exons ATGGCCGTCGGCGACTCGATGCGCCTCCTGTGGATCGACGACGCGGGATGCATCCCTCTCCATGGCCGTTCGCAGCCACGGGCACACTCGTCGCCTTGTCCGCCTCCGCCAACAGCTGGATGTGCGCCCTCTCCATGGCCGCCACAGCCAGGGTGCGCCAGTCGCCATGGCCAAGCTGCAAccggccacggcggcggcgagtTCGTGCTGGAACCGAGGGGGTTTGCTGGAACCAG CTGTTGTGTGTGCTACAAGGTCGATGACTTGCCGGAGGAAGCTACATCCAGCGGCGAAGAGTGCTGCATCCAACACCGTTCGATGTCGGGAGCTGCAACCGTGCACGTTGGAGCTGCAATTGGCTACTGGAGGAGCTGCAAGAGGGGAGGCCATTTTTGCGAATGT CGACACAGCCACCGCCGCCCGGCAGTGACGACGGTGCCCGGCGACCAGTGGGGAGGGCGGCAACAGGCGAGTGCTCCAGGCGGTGCTTCAAGGCGGCGCATAGCTCATCCATGGAGGCGGGATGGATTTTTTTTCTAA
- the LOC123159130 gene encoding protein NRT1/ PTR FAMILY 8.3 has protein sequence MASIGEHTVALLARLPAEAAEAYTTDGSLDFDGNPALKNRTGGWRACRSVLGTEFCYCLAFFGISCNLVTYLTGVLGQSNVAAARNVSTWQATCFLMPLGGAVVADSYCGRYHTMVVSCFIGVAGMLMTAFSAYLPLLVKNGLTSSDMVTVQGFVLFVGLYMIAIGLGGLRPCLMSFGADQFDDGDLSERATKGSFFNWYVFNMNCASLISSTGIVWVQDHYGWALGLTIPALVLAAGLSCLVAASRTYRFQRTRGSPLTRVCQVVVAAVRKFSVDTPADSSLLYDMREDDLAGVPRIQHTTDLRFFDKAAIVVASDKEVEAAAAPARTSPWRLCVVTQVEEFKILVRMLPLWATVVFFYAVSAQITSTFVEQGMAMDATVGSVRVPPASMSTFDILTIILLVPLYDRAFVPTARRLTGSEKGISELQRIGAGLAMPVLAMSAAALLETARLRAAPNSTSVLWQAPQYALVGVGEVLTTIGQLDFFYGQAPAAMKTVCTALGLLAIAAGGYLSSFLLTAVQWATATGGAPGWIPDDLNEGHLDRFFWMMAGLGCLNLMAFGSCARRYKSRKSC, from the exons ATGGCCTCCATTGGCGAGCACACCGTGGCCCTGCTTGCCCGCCTTCCCGCCGAG GCAGCGGAGGCGTACACCACCGACGGGTCCCTTGATTTCGACGGGAACCCGGCTCTGAAGAATCGCACAGGTGGATGGCGTGCGTGCCGCTCAGTTCTTG GTACCGAGTTCTGCTACTGCCTGGCGTTCTTCGGCATCTCCTGCAACCTCGTCACGTACCTCACCGGCGTCCTGGGCCAGAGCAACGTCGCCGCGGCGAGGAACGTGTCCACCTGGCAGGCCACCTGCTTCCTCATGCCCCTCGGCGGCGCTGTCGTGGCCGACTCCTACTGCGGAAGGTACCACACCATGGTCGTATCCTGCTTCATCGGCGTCGCA GGCATGCTGATGACAGCATTCTCGGCGTACCTCCCGCTGCTCGTCAAGAACGGCCTCACCTCGTCGGACATGGTTACGGTTCAGGGGTTCGTCTTGTTTGTCGGCCTATACATGATTGCCATTGGATTGGGCGGCCTCCGGCCGTGCCTCATGTCCTTCGGCGCCGACCAGTTCGACGACGGCGATCTGTCGGAGCGCGCCACCAAGGGCTCCTTCTTCAACTGGTACGTGTTCAACATGAACTGCGCATCGCTCATATCAAGCACGGGCATCGTGTGGGTGCAGGATCATTATGGCTGGGCACTGGGCCTGACCATCCCAGCGCTCGTCCTGGCCGCCGGCCTATCTTGCCTGGTTGCGGCGTCGCGGACGTACAGATTTCAGCGAACCCGTGGCAGCCCGCTCACCAGAGTGTGCCAGGTCGTCGTCGCTGCCGTGAGGAAGTTCAGCGTCGACACGCCGGCTGATAGCTCTCTGCTCTACGACATGCGGGAGGACGACCTCGCCGGAGTTCCGAGGATCCAGCACACCACTGATCTCCG ATTCTTCGACAAGGCTGCCATTGTCGTGGCTTCCGACaaggaggtggaggcggcagcaGCGCCAGCGCGGACCAGCCCGTGGAGACTCTGCGTCGTGACACAGGTCGAGGAGTTCAAGATTCTCGTGCGGATGCTGCCGCTCTGGGCGACCGTCGTGTTCTTCTATGCCGTGTCGGCGCAGATCACGTCGACGTTCGTCGAGCAAGGCATGGCGATGGACGCCACCGTCGGCTCCGTGCGCGTCCCGCCGGCATCCATGTCCACCTTCGATATACTCACCATCATCCTCCTGGTCCCGCTCTACGACCGGGCTTTCGTTCCGACTGCCAGGAGGCTCACCGGGAGCGAGAAGGGCATCTCGGAGCTGCAGAGGATCGGTGCCGGACTCGCCATGCCCGTGCTCGCCATGTCCGCCGCGGCGCTCTTAGAGACGGCGCGCCTCCGTGCGGCGCCAAACTCGACGAGCGTGCTGTGGCAGGCGCCGCAGTACGCGCTGGTGGGAGTGGGCGAGGTGCTCACCACCATCGGGCAGCTCGACTTCTTCTACGGCCAGGCGCCGGCCGCGATGAAGACCGTGTGCACGGCGCTTGGGCTCCTCGCGATAGCGGCTGGCGGCTACCTGAGCTCGTTCCTACTGACGGCCGTGCAGTGGGCGACGGCGACTGGCGGCGCGCCGGGGTGGATCCCCGACGACCTGAACGAGGGACACCTGGACCGCTTCTTCTGGATGATGGCTGGACTTGGTTGTTTGAATCTGATGGCGTTTGGGAGCTGCGCCAGGAGGTACAAATCCAGGAAGAGTTGCTGA